The segment TACCGCCGGATCGCAATCCGCTGATGCTGATGGACCGCGCCTTCGGGGCAAGCCCTGATCCATTAAACGCCCCGCCGGATCATATCCAGTTCATCGTCCGCGCGCGCTTGGCAGAGCCTGTGATTGATCCCGCTCCCCACCTCAAAGGGCTTGTTGAGGATCTGTGCCATGACCTTGCCGATGCAGAACAAGGCGCACGACACCTGTGTTTGACGATCTACAGGATCGATAGCGAATGGCGTACGGTGCAACTGGCAACCGCCGCCAGCAGCCGTGATCCCGCCCACCTGTTGCGTTTGTTTGACGGCAAGCTGGATGGCATTGATCCCGGTTTTGGCTTTGATTTGCTCACGCTGGAGGCCATTCAGGTCGAACCTCTTTCGCGCATACAGCAAAGCCTTGATGGCAAGCGTAACGTACAAGCGGACATCGCAGGGCTGGTGGACAGGCTAACCGCGCGGCTGGGCCGTGATAACATCACGTGGTCCACATGGCGCGAAAGCCATATCCCTGAACGTATGGAGGGCCGAGTGCCCGCCTTACAGGGGGGGCCCTCGGATGCGCCCGAACTGCCGCACGAGCGCCCTATCCGCATAGTTGATCCCCCTGAAGAAGTCCGCGTGATCTACGCCGTTCCCGAAGGCCCGCCTTCGCAGTTTCGCTGGCGTGGTGTGCTTTACAAATCGACCCGTCATGCAGGACCTGAACGCATCGCCCCCGAATGGTGGCGCGACCGCCCCGGCACACGTTTGCGCGACTATTACAAAGTCGAGGTTCAGGATGGCCGTCGCTTTTGGCTCTACCGCCAAGGTGTGCTGCATGACGGGCGTGGCGATGATCCACGCTGGTTTATGCATGGGTTTTTCGCCTGATGCCGCAACAGGAAACACATCCGCGTCGCACGTTGGGCGCTGAGGATTTCAAGCCCAATCCGCCCAGCCCCTATGTTGAATTCGGGCTGGCCAGTTGCTTTTCGTTTTTACGCGCGGCTTCTGACGCGGTGGATCTAACCGCAACGGCCAACGTGCTTGGCTACGACCGGATCGGCATTGCCGATCGCAATACTTTGGCCGGTGTGGTGCGCATCCATACCGAAGCGGCAAAAGCCTGCATTCATCCGCTGATCGGGGCGCGTCTGGTGCTGCTTTGTGGCACGCAATTTCTGGCCTATCCACAAGACCGCGCGGCCTATGCGCGGCTGTCGACACTTTTGTCGCTCGGCAAAATGCAGACGTCAGATGGCACATGGCAGACCAAAGGCGAGACGCATCTGACGCTTGAAATGCTGCGCGATCATGCCGGGGGGCTGCATCTGATCGTGATGCCACCGGAAAATCTGGATGTGTTTGAAGCAGGCCTGCCACGTCTCGTTCAAACGCTACCTGATCTGGCCTATGTCGGCGCGACATACCTTTATCGGGGCGATGATCGCGCACGGATCAACAGGCTTGATACGCTGGCCCGCGCATATGGTCTGGCTATTCTCGCGACAAATGATGTGCTGTACCACGCGCCCGATCGTCGGCCGCTCCATGATGTTATGGTCGCAATTCGCGAAGGCGTGTCTGTACCCAAAGCCGGGTTCTTGCTGGGGGTAAACGCCGAGCGCCACCTGAAATCTCCCGCCGAGATGTGTCGTCTGTTTGCCGATTGGCCTCATGCGATTGCAGCTACACGCGCACTGGCTGACAGGATCACATTCCAACTGTCCGACCTACGCTATGAATACCCGCATGAAATCGTGCCAACCGGCAAGACGGCCCAAACCCAGCTTGAACAGCTAACATGGGACGGTGCCAAAACCCGCTATCCCGATGGCATACCTGATCATGTCACCGCACTGATCCACAAAGAATTTGCATTGATCAAAAGCAAAAAGATCGCCCGTTACTTTCTGACTGTCTACGACATCGTCCGCTTTGCCCGCCACGAGGCACAGCCGCCAATCTTGTGTCAGGGGCGGGGGTCGGCGGCGAACTCTGCGGTGTGTTTCTGTCTTGGCGTCACATCCGTGGACCCCAATGAAACCAGCGTATTGTTTGAAAGATTTATCAGCGAAGCACGTGACGAGCCACCTGATATTGACGTCGACTTTGAACACGAACGCCGTGAAGAGGTGATCCAGTACATCTACGGCAAATACGGTCGGCATCGTGCCGGCCTCTGCGCGACGGTCATTCACTACCGCCCGCGTTCGGCGATCCGTGAGGTCGGCAAGGCCATGGGCCTATCCGAGGATGTGACCTCGAAACTGGCAGGCACGATATGGGGCAGTTTCGAAGGGCAGATGGACGATGACCGCGCCAAAGAAGCGGGGCTTG is part of the Sulfitobacter geojensis genome and harbors:
- a CDS encoding Y-family DNA polymerase; the protein is MTRKPQESQIVSVWFPDLTFERWKRVISAYRTAPGSDVPVVLSREDTHGPVVYSINQAAKERGVSIGERVVDAQAIHPDLHVESADLDGDQALMQRLVYWCRRWCPWTAQDGVDGLYMDVTGAAHLFGGEARMLHDMVQRFALQGLTARLAMAPTPGAAQALARYGAQYQITAQQDLISALSSLPVAALRLTPDMVRLLNRLGLKEIGALAAVPRAALMQRFSAIPPDRNPLMLMDRAFGASPDPLNAPPDHIQFIVRARLAEPVIDPAPHLKGLVEDLCHDLADAEQGARHLCLTIYRIDSEWRTVQLATAASSRDPAHLLRLFDGKLDGIDPGFGFDLLTLEAIQVEPLSRIQQSLDGKRNVQADIAGLVDRLTARLGRDNITWSTWRESHIPERMEGRVPALQGGPSDAPELPHERPIRIVDPPEEVRVIYAVPEGPPSQFRWRGVLYKSTRHAGPERIAPEWWRDRPGTRLRDYYKVEVQDGRRFWLYRQGVLHDGRGDDPRWFMHGFFA